The following proteins come from a genomic window of Polaribacter dokdonensis:
- a CDS encoding toxin-antitoxin system YwqK family antitoxin: MRLIKYYILFFIVFNSCKKSEFKDENLVVKKLIQNVFVNKEELKLDQTKGLWLYKDKPFNGFSFKLHENDSISEKTAFYNGKREGESFMFFDDGSVKRKALYVDNKLQGKKLNYDKNGNLISETNYVNGKLQGVQKVWYASGQLAKKRNLNQGLEEGLQQAWLENGAIYVNYEAKNGRIFGMQRANLCYQLKNEKIEERKKI; this comes from the coding sequence ATGCGATTAATTAAATATTATATTTTATTTTTTATTGTCTTTAATTCTTGTAAAAAATCAGAATTTAAAGATGAAAATCTAGTGGTAAAAAAGTTGATACAAAATGTTTTTGTAAATAAAGAAGAGCTAAAATTAGATCAAACAAAAGGACTATGGTTATATAAAGATAAACCCTTTAATGGCTTTAGTTTTAAATTGCATGAAAATGATAGTATATCTGAAAAAACTGCTTTTTACAATGGTAAAAGAGAAGGAGAAAGCTTCATGTTTTTTGATGATGGAAGTGTAAAAAGAAAGGCTCTTTATGTAGATAATAAGTTGCAAGGAAAAAAGCTTAATTATGATAAAAATGGTAATTTAATTTCTGAAACCAATTATGTCAATGGTAAATTACAAGGAGTTCAAAAAGTGTGGTATGCTAGTGGTCAATTAGCAAAAAAAAGAAATTTAAACCAAGGATTAGAGGAAGGATTGCAACAAGCTTGGTTAGAGAATGGAGCTATTTATGTTAATTATGAAGCTAAAAATGGTCGAATTTTTGGTATGCAAAGAG
- a CDS encoding YHYH protein: MKTKLFKSISLAVIVVSALIACSSNDDTETLIDQTTNDVIITELPSAFDDFDVDETDIYISGNGTSITIETTGLPNHTTPYWSESHPLYVAPTVTSEASMTPTRIDTSGRDLSGSLTVSASSSIASSTTATSLGAIGIAVSGAYIYNDQEGNGPLDSAAGSLDYAGAHIGPSQYHYHLEPLAFTDDDDKLVGIISDGFFIYGRKCNSTGTYPTGLDASGGHTSTTQHSSEETYHYHIINELYTTTGRYLAFAGPYQGTPNAIN; this comes from the coding sequence ATGAAAACTAAACTATTTAAATCAATTTCATTGGCTGTAATTGTAGTAAGTGCATTAATAGCATGCAGCTCAAATGATGATACAGAAACCCTTATAGATCAAACAACAAATGATGTTATTATTACAGAACTTCCATCTGCATTTGATGATTTTGATGTAGATGAAACCGATATTTACATTTCAGGAAATGGAACATCAATAACCATAGAAACAACAGGTTTGCCAAATCATACAACTCCTTATTGGAGCGAAAGTCATCCTTTATATGTAGCACCAACTGTTACTAGTGAAGCGAGTATGACACCAACAAGAATAGATACCTCAGGTAGAGATTTATCTGGTTCATTAACTGTTTCTGCATCATCATCAATTGCAAGTTCTACAACAGCCACTAGCTTAGGAGCTATTGGTATAGCTGTTAGTGGTGCTTACATTTACAATGATCAAGAAGGAAATGGTCCTTTAGATAGTGCAGCTGGTAGTTTAGATTATGCAGGTGCTCATATAGGACCATCACAATATCACTATCATTTAGAACCTTTAGCGTTTACAGATGATGATGATAAATTAGTTGGTATTATTTCAGATGGATTTTTTATATATGGAAGAAAGTGTAATTCAACAGGAACTTATCCTACAGGATTAGATGCTTCAGGAGGTCATACAAGTACAACTCAACATTCTTCAGAAGAAACATATCATTATCATATTATTAATGAATTGTATACTACAACTGGTAGGTATTTAGCTTTTGCAGGTCCATATCAAGGTACACCAAATGCGATTAATTAA
- a CDS encoding EF-hand domain-containing protein, with the protein MKKTLLTITFFAFGVLSSFGQENREDQKRQGPPSIKKIFKDLDKNEDGKISLKEAKGPLKQDFKKIDTNKDGFISKEELKKAPKPKRPERPERREIN; encoded by the coding sequence ATGAAAAAAACACTTTTAACAATTACTTTTTTTGCATTTGGGGTTTTGTCATCATTTGGTCAAGAAAATAGAGAGGATCAAAAAAGACAAGGACCACCTTCTATAAAAAAGATTTTTAAGGATTTAGATAAAAATGAAGATGGTAAAATATCTTTAAAAGAAGCAAAAGGTCCTTTAAAACAAGATTTCAAAAAGATAGATACCAATAAAGATGGTTTTATTTCTAAAGAGGAATTAAAGAAGGCACCAAAACCAAAAAGGCCAGAAAGACCAGAGAGAAGAGAAATTAACTAA